Proteins from one Halogeometricum sp. S1BR25-6 genomic window:
- a CDS encoding PAS domain S-box protein, which translates to MTETVRVLHVDDDPAFVDLTATHLERRGGFEVVTETDPSAVLDRLADANAGKNEVRTEPGGRAAAVDCVVSDYEMGETTGIDLLRRVREHYEELPFVLLTSRGSEEVASEAISAGVTDYIQKRTRGEQYELLANRIRNAVEHYRTERRLRESEALYRTVVERTHDAIYIYQGDRFRFVNRRVRELTGYEESELRERAVWDLLHPDDEARVRRIAERRTSDDGEAPSRYTARVVRKNGETVRCTFDVQRIRYEGEPATLGTVREMSDEERAEERFQALIERSTDLVTTVDREGIVRYQSPSSERILGIEPEDVVGKNVRSFVHPADETRVRATFERLHESTGSTVETMRFRARHADGSWVWLESVARADPVESIDGVVVNSRDVTERLEYEQRLRRYESLVESVRQGACIVGTDRRFSFVNRVIESWTDMPAEEFVGRPASALRDADVLDDEGFRRVSASIDRILGGEREHERHRLPANLPSDVEHIEVDLSPLHERLSDDFEGAGTAAETESIRGVVVVVTDVTAQARYQERLSALHSASRELTAARTYDDVARVVSDAAENILGYPLAGAAFYDEDRDALVTRALSDAAAETIEKREVPRGEGIAWRVFESGEAEVFDDVSADPDALNAETQVRSEVIFPIGEEGVLMAGSWEPDDLDDSRVSLTRLLASNADAALERVQREQLLRRRERELEYQNEQLEQVASVVSHDLRNPLNLASGQVELLRANHAAGGDDAVAERLTRIGEAHRRMRRIIEDMLDLARNGQPVEELETVLLGSVVRAAWETATAGNDATLETPDGLGTIEAHEGRVRQLFENLFRNSVEHGATSSRNGSGDAVTVRVGRLTDGGFFVEDDGDGIPEADREDVFDPGVSTNPDGTGLGLGIVRTIAHAHGWNVTVGESESGGARFEIQTDGDERGGPMDRERSLGRQRSERQ; encoded by the coding sequence ATGACCGAGACGGTTCGCGTGTTGCACGTCGACGACGACCCCGCGTTCGTCGACCTGACGGCGACGCACCTGGAGCGACGCGGCGGATTCGAGGTCGTCACCGAGACGGATCCGTCCGCGGTGCTCGACCGTCTGGCGGACGCAAATGCAGGGAAGAACGAAGTGAGAACCGAACCGGGGGGCCGCGCGGCGGCCGTCGACTGCGTCGTCAGCGACTACGAGATGGGAGAGACGACGGGAATCGACCTTCTCAGACGCGTCCGGGAGCACTACGAGGAACTGCCGTTCGTCCTCCTGACCAGTCGAGGGAGCGAGGAGGTGGCCAGCGAGGCCATCTCGGCGGGCGTCACCGACTACATCCAAAAGCGGACGCGCGGAGAGCAGTACGAACTTCTCGCGAACCGCATCCGCAACGCCGTCGAGCACTACCGGACCGAGCGGCGACTCCGCGAGAGCGAGGCGCTGTACCGCACCGTCGTCGAACGGACGCACGACGCCATCTACATTTATCAGGGAGACCGATTCCGGTTCGTCAACCGCCGGGTCCGAGAACTGACCGGCTACGAGGAGTCCGAACTGCGCGAAAGAGCGGTCTGGGACCTCCTCCATCCGGACGACGAGGCGCGGGTCCGCCGCATCGCCGAGCGACGGACGAGCGACGACGGGGAGGCGCCCTCGCGCTACACGGCGCGGGTCGTCCGAAAGAACGGAGAGACGGTGCGGTGCACGTTCGACGTACAGCGGATCCGATACGAGGGCGAACCGGCGACGCTCGGCACCGTCCGCGAGATGAGCGACGAAGAGCGCGCCGAAGAGCGGTTTCAGGCGCTCATCGAACGCTCGACGGACCTCGTGACGACCGTCGACCGGGAGGGAATCGTTCGCTATCAGAGCCCGTCGAGCGAACGGATTCTGGGGATCGAACCGGAGGACGTCGTCGGGAAAAACGTTCGCTCGTTCGTCCACCCCGCAGACGAGACGCGGGTGCGAGCGACGTTCGAGCGACTCCACGAGTCGACGGGGTCGACCGTCGAGACGATGCGCTTTCGCGCCCGGCACGCGGACGGGTCGTGGGTGTGGCTGGAGTCGGTCGCGCGCGCGGACCCCGTCGAGAGTATCGACGGCGTCGTCGTCAACTCGCGCGACGTGACCGAGCGTCTGGAGTACGAACAGCGACTCCGCCGGTACGAGAGCCTCGTGGAGAGCGTCAGACAGGGGGCGTGCATCGTCGGAACGGACCGCCGCTTCTCGTTCGTCAACCGCGTCATCGAGTCGTGGACGGACATGCCCGCCGAGGAGTTCGTCGGCCGTCCCGCCTCCGCCCTCCGCGACGCCGACGTTCTCGACGACGAGGGGTTCAGGCGAGTCTCGGCGAGCATCGACCGAATCCTCGGTGGAGAGCGAGAGCACGAACGACACCGCCTCCCGGCGAACCTCCCCTCCGACGTCGAGCACATCGAAGTCGACCTCTCGCCGCTTCACGAACGACTGTCGGACGATTTCGAGGGAGCGGGAACGGCGGCGGAGACGGAGTCGATTCGGGGCGTCGTCGTAGTCGTGACGGATGTGACGGCGCAGGCGCGGTATCAAGAACGGCTGAGCGCCCTCCACAGCGCGAGCCGGGAGCTGACGGCGGCGAGGACGTACGACGACGTGGCGCGGGTGGTGAGCGACGCCGCGGAGAACATCCTCGGCTACCCGCTGGCCGGCGCCGCGTTCTACGACGAGGACCGCGACGCTCTCGTCACCCGAGCGCTGTCGGACGCGGCCGCGGAGACGATCGAGAAACGGGAGGTGCCGCGCGGCGAGGGCATCGCCTGGCGGGTGTTCGAGAGCGGCGAGGCGGAGGTGTTCGACGACGTGAGCGCGGACCCCGACGCGCTGAACGCCGAGACGCAGGTGCGGAGCGAGGTCATCTTCCCCATCGGCGAGGAGGGTGTCCTGATGGCCGGGTCGTGGGAACCCGACGACCTGGACGATTCGCGCGTCTCGCTCACCCGTTTGCTCGCGTCGAACGCGGACGCCGCGCTCGAACGCGTCCAGCGCGAACAACTGCTCCGACGCCGAGAGCGCGAGTTGGAGTACCAGAACGAGCAGCTCGAACAGGTCGCGAGCGTCGTGAGCCACGACCTGCGGAACCCCCTGAATCTCGCGTCGGGGCAGGTGGAGCTGTTACGGGCGAATCACGCCGCCGGCGGCGACGACGCGGTGGCGGAGCGACTGACGCGAATCGGGGAGGCCCACCGGCGGATGCGCCGCATCATCGAGGACATGCTCGACCTCGCGCGGAACGGCCAACCGGTCGAGGAACTCGAGACGGTCCTCCTCGGGAGCGTCGTGCGGGCCGCCTGGGAGACGGCGACGGCCGGGAACGACGCGACGCTGGAGACGCCCGACGGACTCGGGACCATCGAGGCGCACGAAGGGCGCGTGAGACAGCTATTCGAGAACCTGTTTCGGAACTCGGTCGAGCACGGCGCCACGAGCAGCCGGAACGGGTCCGGTGACGCCGTCACGGTCCGCGTCGGCCGCCTGACCGACGGCGGGTTCTTCGTCGAAGACGACGGCGACGGCATCCCCGAGGCGGACAGAGAAGACGTGTTCGACCCCGGAGTCTCGACGAATCCCGACGGGACGGGGCTCGGTCTCGGCATCGTCCGCACTATCGCTCACGCGCACGGGTGGAACGTGACCGTCGGGGAGAGCGAGAGCGGCGGCGCGCGTTTCGAGATTCAGACCGACGGCGACGAACGCGGTGGGCCGATGGACCGAGAGCGGTCGCTCGGAAGGCAGCGGTCGGAGAGACAGTAA
- a CDS encoding SDR family NAD(P)-dependent oxidoreductase — translation MGRIEADFSEETVVVTGGSSGIGRAVALAFGEAGALVVNADLQSEPKDPDAELPTHEEIRERGGEADYVECDVSDPAELEALVDHAREYGGVDVMVNNAGLYTKTRFRDVTPEEFDDVYGVNARGAFFGTQYAANDMIDRGVEGVVINTSSSTQGRAEWDHAHYGASKGAIRMVTRSAALELAPENVRVNAVAPGPVATEIREGWAEEAEEMEPEGETPGLPHRAADPEELASAYLYLASENASYVTGETVWVDGGGHVD, via the coding sequence ATGGGACGAATCGAGGCGGACTTCTCCGAGGAGACGGTCGTCGTCACCGGCGGCAGTTCGGGTATCGGTCGAGCGGTCGCTCTCGCGTTCGGCGAGGCGGGCGCACTGGTCGTGAACGCGGACTTGCAGAGCGAACCCAAGGACCCCGACGCCGAGTTGCCGACCCACGAAGAGATTCGAGAACGGGGCGGCGAGGCCGACTACGTCGAGTGCGACGTGTCGGACCCGGCCGAACTGGAGGCCCTCGTCGACCACGCTCGCGAGTACGGCGGCGTGGACGTGATGGTCAACAACGCGGGCCTCTACACCAAGACCCGGTTCAGGGACGTGACGCCCGAGGAGTTCGACGACGTGTACGGCGTCAACGCACGCGGGGCGTTCTTCGGCACGCAGTACGCCGCGAACGACATGATCGACCGCGGGGTCGAGGGCGTCGTCATCAACACCTCGTCAAGCACGCAGGGGCGCGCGGAGTGGGACCACGCCCACTACGGAGCGTCGAAGGGTGCGATTCGGATGGTGACGCGGAGCGCCGCCCTCGAACTCGCTCCCGAGAACGTTCGGGTGAACGCCGTCGCGCCCGGCCCCGTCGCCACCGAGATACGCGAGGGGTGGGCCGAGGAGGCCGAAGAGATGGAACCGGAGGGCGAGACGCCCGGTCTGCCGCACCGCGCGGCCGACCCCGAAGAGTTGGCGAGCGCGTACCTCTATCTCGCAAGCGAGAACGCCTCCTACGTCACCGGCGAAACCGTGTGGGTCGACGGAGGCGGACACGTGGACTGA